The DNA region CGTATCAGTGAATGATTATTCCTTATCAAATCTTGCATTTTTTTTTTCTTTGAAGAGATATTCGCGTCGATAATATGCAAATTTATTTTCTGTTTGCAATAATCCCTAAGTAATTTGCAAAATAAACTGTTGTTATTTTGGAGAACTATTGTTTGTGGTTGATACCTTTGAAAAATAGCCTCAATGATACTAATAGTGTACGTTACCATTGCAACAGAAGGGTGTTCTTCTTCGAATGATTTTCCGAGAATCTCATAAAAAAGAAAATATTCAATAAAGTACCATAAGCTGAAACCATCATATTCAAGAACTTCTTTTATGTTCTTATTCTTAATAACCTTTTTCTCAGCCCATTCCTGTAACCAATAGATAGTCGGAAAATAATTAGGATTCTTATACTTCTCAACAAAATCTGAATAATGTTTTACATCATCTCTTTTAATGTACTTTTTTGTTACAATTCCTGTTGTTATAATAATAGTTCCTTTTCTATCATACTGCTGTAATATTTTTTTCCCCTGTTCCTCATCATCAGCAAAAACAAGGGTATTAATGTTAGTTATCATAGTAGCTTAATTTTCATTCTTCTTTAAGAGAATCATTTTATGATCTGCAAGCCATACTAAAAATCCAAATTGTGAAAAGAAATAATCTACATTTCCAGCTAATCGCATTATTTTAGGTCCTAATTTTTCTTGTAACTTTCTCGGAAAAATAGATTCCATACCCCAAAAAATATAATATCCTAAGAGCAATGTCGATGATTGCTTGATAAGACTAAACCCTGCACGCTTTGCTGCTTTTTTATGTTCTTTGAATGTTCTTTCAGCTTTATAAACCAGTTTTTGTTTCTTGGTAAAAGTTGGTGCAGACTCTATCAAGAAGAAGAAACCTCCTGGCTTTAAAAGATCATAAATATTTTGGAAAGTTTTTTCCCATTGTTCATCATTCATAACATGTTGTAAAACGGTTATTGAAATAGCAAGATCAAATTTCTGATCAAATTTGATAGACTGAGCAGGCATCTGCAAAAAGGTTACAGCTACACCCTGTTTTTCTGCTTCTTTTCTGGCATTTTTTATAGATTCATCGCTCACATCGACACCAACAACACGATAACCTTCTTTAGACAGCTGTAGTGACCATCTTCCATAACCACAGCCAACATCCAAGATGTTAATCTTATCCAATGGTTTCAAGGGTAATGTAGTCAAAGTACGCTTAAAAATTTTCCATTTCAGCGTATCACTGTATTCGTAAAGGATAGGATGTCTAGATCCTGTGCTTTTCATTCCGTAAGTCCTTATTCGCTCATTCCAATACGTTTGTTCGTCAAAGCTCATGTAGTGACCTATAATTTCTACAAACACATTCTATAAACGTTTTTTACAGACAATGATATAATCCTTAGCAAAGAGTGTGAAAACCCTTAATTTCGTAAGCATAAGTTCCAGCGGCTTTAGTATTTTCTCTGGAAGTATTAAAAAATCAAGTCTTCCGGGAAGATGGGCAAGTGGATAAACTTCTTCAATAATATATCCATGCTGCCTTAATAGTTTTTTCATCTCACCGAGACTAAGGGTATTCTGAATGTTTTTTTTCTTGAATATTTTTTTTCTTATAAAGAAAGTAAATCCCACAATACTCCAGGGATTCATATGGATATTACAAACTAAATGTCCCTTTAGTGAAAGATGTTTCCCAAGAGCCTGTAAAACTTCTTTTCTGAGAGGAGGCTCTGCATTAAGAAAAAATCTCCAACAGGTAATAAGATCAAATTTTTTGTTGCTTAAAATATCATCTCTAGTAAGATCTCCATGGATAAATACCGTAGCACTGCACTTTTTTCTTGCAACAGCAAGCATGTCTTTTGAAATATCAACCCCAAAGGATTCATCTGTATATTTTTCTATCAATGCAGTTATTCGTCCAGTACCACAAGCAAAATCTAAGGAAGAATGAACTGAACTAGGGTAATACTTTTTCAGAATATGAAGAATAACTTCTTTTTCCAAGGTAAAGATAAATCGTTCAAAACGGTTTCCTAATTCATGATCATACGTAATTCCGATATCTTTTCCTTGATGCGACATTCGATAACTAGGGTTCTTACTCATGGTATTACCGTTTATAGTTGCTTTATCCTTTTAATAATTATAGCAAAGGACACTAATAATCGTAACTTTATGTCCTTTGTTTATTAGGAAAAGACATACAAATTATTACGAAAATTAATGTCTTTGAGTATAGCTGCCTCATTTCAGCTTTCATTTCATAATTCTCTTTTGCTATCTCCCTTTTTGCTGTACACAATACACAACTCCTGTTGAATAATCCGTTTCCAATACCAATACAATGGAGTGGTTTTAAGAGATGAAAGATATCGTTGTAGATAATATTCTTTCGCTTGACAAAGTGTTATCATGTTAAGATTTTGTGGAACTTGTGAGAAATAATGCTGTAGGAGAATCTCTTCAACATACCCTGAGATAAAAGAATAAAAGGGCCGAGAGTAGATTGGTGGGAACTTGTAGGCATAGATCAGGTGTACTAAATCAAGGTACCTGCTTCCCAGAATATTACAGGTCTTTACCGGATACATATACAGTGAAGGACTAAAGTCTACGAGATATATTCCTTTATCGTTAAGCAAGATATTTGAATTACAAAGATCTGCGAGCAAAGGAACAAAGGCAGTGTCCTTTATTGTCGACGGACTGAATTTTTCTGGTGATTTGAGCTTGAGGTTGAGGTGAATATAAGCAACAGCACATGCAATTTCACAAATGACATGAGTAATGCTTTTTTTATCAGTTTTTAAAAGATTGCTGTTTATGAAAAAGAATTTCTTAATTTCTATGACATCTGGGACATATTCAAAGATTATTATTCTTCGCTTCTTATCAACGAGAAGTGGACGAGGCGTTTTCACTGCAATTTTTTGTATTTTTCTTTTTGAGAGAATCTGATAAATATTCTTGCTCTTTTCAAACTC from Candidatus Woesearchaeota archaeon includes:
- a CDS encoding class I SAM-dependent methyltransferase, which produces MFVEIIGHYMSFDEQTYWNERIRTYGMKSTGSRHPILYEYSDTLKWKIFKRTLTTLPLKPLDKINILDVGCGYGRWSLQLSKEGYRVVGVDVSDESIKNARKEAEKQGVAVTFLQMPAQSIKFDQKFDLAISITVLQHVMNDEQWEKTFQNIYDLLKPGGFFFLIESAPTFTKKQKLVYKAERTFKEHKKAAKRAGFSLIKQSSTLLLGYYIFWGMESIFPRKLQEKLGPKIMRLAGNVDYFFSQFGFLVWLADHKMILLKKNEN
- a CDS encoding class I SAM-dependent methyltransferase, whose translation is MSKNPSYRMSHQGKDIGITYDHELGNRFERFIFTLEKEVILHILKKYYPSSVHSSLDFACGTGRITALIEKYTDESFGVDISKDMLAVARKKCSATVFIHGDLTRDDILSNKKFDLITCWRFFLNAEPPLRKEVLQALGKHLSLKGHLVCNIHMNPWSIVGFTFFIRKKIFKKKNIQNTLSLGEMKKLLRQHGYIIEEVYPLAHLPGRLDFLILPEKILKPLELMLTKLRVFTLFAKDYIIVCKKRL